DNA from Cytophagia bacterium CHB2:
CGGAAAGCGTAAAGAGCAGCTCGGCATGCGCAAAGGTTTGGCAAACAACCGAGAGAATGCCGTAGGTTTTGCTGCCGGGTTGCGCCACAATGCGCTCCGCCACTTCCTTTTGCACGGTGAGCGTCACATCGCGGATCAAACCGCGTTGCGCAAACGCCGTGAACACGATGTGACTGGTGATGTGATAGGGAATGTTGCCGATGAGCCGGAGGCCGGCGCCGGACACGAGTTTTTGTAAATCAACTCGGCGAAAGTCGGCATGCAACAATTGAAAATTGGGATAGCCGCCGAATTGTGCTTGCAGCCCCGGCAGCAGGCGTTCATCGATCTCGACGGCAAAATAACGGCAGCCCAGCGGGACAATGTGTTTCGTCAAAGCGCCCAACCCCGGTCCGATCTCAACAAAAACGTCCGCCGGTTGCGGGGCAATCGCCCGCACAATTTTTTGTGCGACATTATCGTCGATGAGAAAGTTCTGTCCGAGCGAACGTTTGGGCAGGAAGTCGGCAGGCAGGTTCATCGTGATAGGCTATTCACGCCAGCTTGAACAAGGCAATCGCATTCTGCGTCGTGCGTTGACAAACATCATCAAAAGA
Protein-coding regions in this window:
- the rsmA gene encoding ribosomal RNA small subunit methyltransferase A — encoded protein: MNLPADFLPKRSLGQNFLIDDNVAQKIVRAIAPQPADVFVEIGPGLGALTKHIVPLGCRYFAVEIDERLLPGLQAQFGGYPNFQLLHADFRRVDLQKLVSGAGLRLIGNIPYHITSHIVFTAFAQRGLIRDVTLTVQKEVAERIVAQPGSKTYGILSVVCQTFAHAELLFTLSEHVFRPKPEIDSAVIQWKMQPPPLPIRDENFYLEVVKTAFGQRRKTLRRSLHKLALQRGIALPEVIDLQRRPETLTIAEMILLANSLVQARADGPA